In Ciconia boyciana chromosome 1, ASM3463844v1, whole genome shotgun sequence, the genomic stretch TGACTATTTCACAGCTGGTCCATTTGAGTGTTCATATGCTGGTCACTGCTTCAGGGAGGGAGATGAGATATTTAGGCAAGGGGCTCCCTCATGCAGACTGGGAGCACCAGACTGTGGGGGCATTGCTCTTCTATTTTGAATCCAGCCATCTCAGATGTCGGTAGTCTCCACTGAGTTATtgataaaatacataaatgcagATGCTTCTTCGTTACCAAAGTGAAAATATTCACAAAGACAGACTGAACTCCAGATCTTATTGCTGCAGGACTGTTGCAACACGGTGGGGGCTGTTTCTCCTTCTGTTGTGGACTGGCCTGGGTACAAACCCATGGGGATGGTTTAGTGAGCTGTGCGGCTGGCTGGAAGTGTCTAGTTCTTGTTTACATTCCAGCAAGCTGTATGTTAGCAATTTACCTTAATAGAGTAAGTAAGCTAAATAACAGGGGACCTGGGGAGTTCAGCACATGTGGCTCTCAAGTTGAAAAGGATCTTAATTTGtagtatttttagatttttagatTCTATCTATCTACTCTTCTTTAGATGCTCAGAGTTGCCTGGTTTCTAATCAAGGTGCAGGCTGTGCCAGAATcttgttcttgcttttccttcccctctgggAGTTGTATCAGTTAAGATACATCAGCACTGAAGTGACATTGTCTGTACAGTATACAGTTCAATATGCcttaaaaaattatcaaaaccTAAATAATAGCTTTCATTTTGAGGTATGCGTGGGGACATCTTTCCTGAAAATCTCCCAGTCAGTGTCTAGAGGTAGTTGGGCACCTAAAACACTCATctagtgtttttattttcaccCTGAAACAAATAACTATTATTTCAACGTCTGGTAATTTCAATTCCAGTCAAAAACGTGCACAAGAAAGCCTGGCAAGgacaaacagcaaaagcagcagaaggagtaaaacctgctgtttctgtgttaggaaaacttgaaataaaGGTGGAAAAACACTGCATTTGCTCTGCAGCATATCTACTTACACAGCAGGATGCTGGCCCACACTTTATAAACAATATAATTAACTTTAACGTTTGAAAAGCATAACGCATTTTAAACCCTTCCCAAACTTGACTGATCATACAAAGTATCTAAAAGCAGCTTTCCCCTTGCTGGAGTACTGCAGCCAGTTAGCAAGACACCGAGGGGCCAAGGTAAGGGAGGCGGTGGAGCAGCAATTCAAATACTAACTCGGTATACATTCTCATGGGACCTTTAATAACTCTGCATGGTGGAGGGATTTCCTTTTATGGCTTtataggaaaaaacccctttgaATTAAGAGTCTGAACTCTGCCATCCTGCATATTGCAGGGGACTGAAATGGTAAATCTTTCTTTTGGGGACTTTAGCATGTGTTACACTCATGTTTGAAACACTGGGAAAGGCAGCTGAAAAATTTAGTCACAGGGCTACTACAATagcaattgtttaaaaaaaaagcaggacagAATAGCTGTCTCCATTTTCACTGCTGGAAACTGCAAGATGCAAATAGTCCCACCAGGAGTGGAGCAGAAGCCTGGTTTCCTCTGGCTTTCTCCTCTCCAGATTATGTGATGCTTAATATATGCTTGAGCTCACTCTGTGGTCTTTCCCTCAGCAAAGCAACTTATTTCATCTCTCCACCCACTGCctattttctcaaaaatttttataaaattaatatccTTGAGTCCTCTGTGCATTTTCACTTGAATTTGGACAACATGTTAAAAACTTTATTGGGAATGGCTGACCCGGGCAGAAGGGAGCAAAACATAGCAATCACCCAGAGCAACCCTCAGGCAGGCAGACTAAACCCCAAATTGACTGGCGTTATGCTGTGTGGGGATATATTGTTGCCTCTATTGTTTGTATAAAGACTTACCATCATTCTATACCTTAAGCACCAGGACAATGAGTTACACTTCTCGTTTCATGTGCAGGAATGGTGGCTGAGCAGTTTGTTCCCGATGGACCTCATCTGAAGTTGTATAATTATGAGGAAAAGCACTGGGATCACTTGATGAACTGGCAACATGCCACCATGTACCTCTTCTATGGCATTTCAGGGTTGGTTGACATCGTGGCTCACGGGACCAATGCATTGCCAGTGGCCATGGACAGGATGATGCTTTCCTTAGCAGTGTTTATTGAAGGTCAGTTTACCTCTCCCTGCAGAGGTGCATGTGGAACTTGCAGAGGTGTATCAGTCTTTGGTCTGGGAATCTCAAATCATCCTTAGAGAATGAGCCTACGGGAGCTGGGTGTTTAACTCCCTGAAACGCTTAAAAAAGATCAGTCTTGGCCCTCCTTAAACTGCTGAGGGTTTGTCTGCACTGGAGCCCAGAGCATGATCACACATTGCAGAGGTGTATTGGTGCCTTCCTAACTGGCTCAGATAGCAACAGAAAtgttctgaaaacagcagcacaagCCTGTTTTGGGTAAGTGCTCAGTAGCTCAGGCACGTGCTTCAATGTATGTACTGACATGGTATGCAACTTATTAGCTAAAGCCAGTGTCAGTGCATTTACCTGCACAGCAATCGCATGTTGGAATTGCACTGGAGGCACGCTcaatttatgttttctgtacGCACAGTATATCTCATAGCATCCCTCTGGTTACACTGCAGAGACAGATGAATGTGACTTTTTGTTcatgtgttttaaatgaaaggtgACAGAGCTGCAGCTTCTCATGCAATTCCTGGTCTGAGCTCAACAGTGGGAGTACACAGTACGTAGGTGTCAGTCTTAAAAAATTACTCTCAGTTCAACTGAGAAGGTGATACTGGCATAAAGAGAAATGCTAAAGGTTCACTGTTTTCTAAAAGCAGATGCAGGGAGAtcacaagggaagaaaataccTTAAACTGATCACTTAATTTATTCCAGGTTTTCTCTTTTGCTACCATCTTCATGGGAGAGCCATGCTGGATGTTCACGTTCATCAGTTATTGCTATTTGCTATCTTTGGAGCTGCTGTTTGCATATTTCTGGAAGTTTTCTTCCGTGGCAGTATTGTGCTAGAGATGCTCCGTACTAGCCTCTGCATATTACAAGGCAGCTGGTTCTGGCAGGTAGGTCACTTTTCTGCCTtaggaatttcttccttcaccAAAATTAGTCATTTACCCCTTTGCAGATGTTTCACAGGTAATATAATATACCTTTTAAACACAGACCTCAAAGGACTCATAGAAAACAATGAAGTCTTAATGACCCtttaaagggagaaaagtaTTTATCATATCTGTTTCACAGACAAAGAAGCCATTTATGTCTTTTATTTGAATCAATAAAAAAGCTAAGGTGGTTTTGTTGAGCTCTCCCTTGCAACTGAACATCCCCTCTGATCTCTGTAACATCCTGTTCAAAATTCGCCAGCCAAATGGCAGTGATTTTACAGCCCGGCAATATATGCTGTTCTTTGTGACGACAGTCCCCACTGTCAGCTGCCGGAGCAGTGAGTAAATGCCCAGCAGAGTACTGGACAGGTGAGGCAAAGCACCCATTGACATTGCGGGAAGAGGAATGAAGGCACAAATTATCTTTCATGTTGGCTGCCTCTTTCTACTTTctaaaaagcatttcagcagtGGCAACCTAAgtttaaaaggtatttatttgAGCTCCTGATTCGCATTAAGAGATTGAGTGATGTAAAGcctcctgcttttccagtgTTTGGGAAATTAAGCAAAAGAAGTAATAGCCCAAACGTCTATATTTCAGGGACGTGGCTCCCAAAAGGACTTTTCAAAAGGTAGCTGCCATGCCTTCACTTACTTGTGATTCTATCCAATTAACAGATATTTGATAGCGaccctttctctgctgtcaaACAAGAGAGTTTAACGACTTGCTGCGATCTTATAACAAAGAAATAGGAGCACTAGTGCCGATGTGTGTTTCATCTTATAGTGGAGAACTGAGGTCACtccagtgatttttctttccagcttgtCTAGACTGGCTTCCCTTTTTTATATGCTGGCCAGACACAATTAATAAAAACGTTTGCTGTTCCTTAGGAGAACTGGACACTCAGCACCaaatcaaacatttaaatacttGCTCTGGCAAGAAGACAGACCTCCAAAACGGCAGCATTTTTCTATTAGTGAACTCAAGAACCTGGTGCTGCAGCGcttggtgttttattttcttgtttgtaaacttttcttctgtgatttaAGAAGCTTTACATAAGAGGAATTAGATGCAACCATTTATTCTTTGTTGTCTGCCTAGTCTAATTTTAGAACAAGTTCTTTCTTTAGCTCTGGAGACAATGTGGTTTttgtttcaaagtaaaaaaaatgaagaactaaAAATACAAGAGATTTAAGTGTGGCTTTTTTCACACCCGCATCAGACTTCAACCATATGTGTGACTGAAACGCACATACTGGCTGCAGCATGACAAATTTGTAAAAGGTAAAGGGACTTTCTTTCTGCATCATCAACACCCTCATTCATTGAATTCTCTGCatggaaatgcaaaatgcactcctcccctcctccttcctctcctcctcttcccagctcCTAAATTCTCAGCCAAACTGCTGAGCGGTGACTTTGAAGAGTATTAGGCAGTACAGAGGACTGGTGCTTGTCAAGGCAGACCCCTGTGTAGCCATGGGGTTACTAGTTTCCCAGTTTATGCATTAATCTGAATTTGATCCTTCCCAGCTCTGAATAAACAAATCAACTATGTATTTCACACAAACTTATAGCCTTGGGTGAGAAAGCTCCGTTTTTACGTAATTTCAAAACCTGACCTTTTCCCCGGATGACCCAGAAGAAATAGACTCATGGCTCGcctttatttattaatttattattcatCTTCTGAACCATGTAACACATTCCCAGATGCTGCTGGGAAGAAGCGAGTCAGTGCAAATGGCCGGGCAGGTTTGCTGGTTGGTGATGTGCTTGTCGTTCAGACCATACATGGCTGAGCACCAGCCCCTCTCCTTCCAGTACGTGATTGTGATCGCTGCAGGACTCGTCGGGCTGCCTCCTTAATTTGCTGGGTAAGAGCAGGGGGGTCTGGGACTGGCTCTGCACCTTCAAAGGCATTTCTGCACAAAACCATGTAAAATGATCCATCGGACCTGAGTGTGActgcaaaattgtttttaataataatcacaaaaataatcagcactataagaaaatgaaatgtctgcCTTGTGATGGGTAGCATAATACGGCATAGGATATACGTCAAATGACATTTGctaaatatcttttcttttattgcagATTGGTTTTGTGCTTTATCCTCCAAATGGGAGCCCAGAGTGGAATCAGACGGATCACACTAATATGATGTTCCTGACTATGTGCTATTGCTGGCAttatgcctttgcttttcttatacTTGCAGTGAATTACACAATCGTCAGCTGGTAAGTTACTTGAAACACTAAAATTTTGGAGACCTGTCTATCTGGTCTAGCAGGagctttattttagaaaagtttcACTGACAAATCAAAAGGTTTCCACAAAGTCATTAATTGCCCTgcaaggtaaaataaaaatagatactACTAATCAATGAAGACAACACGACTCATTGCTTCAGTAGACAGGGGGAAAACTCATAAAGTACAGCTCTGACAGCATAATGCTTCTCAGATAAAATGAGCTCTTTTTGATAGTCTTCCACATTTGTAAGTCCATAAAAAGTTACAAGGAGGAGAGACCTTTTTTCCTACAACATCTTCTCTCCCAGCGCTCATCTCTACTAATTCCAAGTGGCTTAGTCAGCAGGCTTCATGACTTAACTTTGAAGATTATTGGACAGGTTTCATTGCTAGCAATTTCCTGTGATTAgacctgatttctttttcattagcCAATTTCATCCCCTGATTTCTAAAGTTAGCCCCTTTCCTCGCCGCCCAGTGCTAATTCTGACAAAATCCCAACTGCAAAGTTAACTTGGTTGTAAAAGTGAGCCTGATTCTGCCACGTGTGATCACCTTCTGTCTGCAGGACCTTACCAAGCCTTTGCCTGCGCTGTCCTAAACATGCTTCTCACTCCTTGCTTTACCCCTACCATCCTAATAGCCCTATTTAATCATGCTTTGGCCATATGTAGTTCTTGCAGTCTTGCTTTGCACCGAGGAGGTGCCATGTCGTTTTGGATCTCAGTCCAAAAGGCGCCGACACTCAAGGCTGGGTAACTGGTTTGTTGTGTAAAGGATGGCAACTATAGAGAAGGTGACAGCAGTCTTACCTTCCTTCTGATGCTGGGAATGGCGGTTGCTGCACCATCAGACCAGCCCCCCAGGGCTGATCGTGGCATGCTGCAGAATTCCCGTCCATGGGGAGGTTGGCCAGACTCACTCTTCTTCACAGCTTTATAGTACTCTTCCAAGTGAACACAGCTATCAGTCTTGCACCTGCACACTGAACTTTCTAGATGATACACTGAGGTTTGCTTATGGTGAACACTCTTAGATGTGTCCATAGGAACGAGCTCTTACAAGCAGTACATGCAGGTGGTATTGTTAAAGGCAGCACATGCTAATGTCATGGTTCATGCTCGCATTTTATAGCGGTCACTCATGCTAAAATACAGGTATCTACAATTAAGGCCTGGGGTTAAATTCTGCTCAGATTCTGCTTGAAATCACTATCTCCTCTTTATGGTGTCTTCCACAGTGGCCCACCTCCAAGTCTTCATAAATAAATCATCCTAATTCCCTGATGAGACGCAAGAGTTAAACAGTCTTTACCATGTAAAAATGGCCAGATAAGCCTTTGAGTTACTATTGacaactgtttttttttgttgttttttgttgtttccagGGCAGTTCGTTCAAAGGTTAAACAGTCCCAGTCCATGGAAATGGGATTACTGAAAACATCTGAACGAGATCAGGAGTCAGAAGATGAAATTTAGTACGAATGTGGCTTGACTAGTTTACCTGCTCTACCATTAGGCTAATTGATACCTCATTTCTAGATTTGTTTGCCATCTTATTAATTCTTTACTACAACTTGCTGTGCACATATCAAGATATCATCCCCTGAGTACTATCTACATCTACACAGTTACATCTTTATTTGCGGAGGGTAAGCTTGGTATCGATTTGTGGTGGTTGCACTAGGACCTTGCTTATCACATGCTTCAAAGAAAACCAGACTAATATTAGACAGAATTGGACTGGATGAGGTGGCATGATGAAGTCTGTGTGCTTGACTCATTAAAAGctaagcaaaatgttttccagctgctgctgaatggaCTGTTAAGTTTCCCTAATTAGGGTGTCCAAATAAGAGTGTTTGTTGCCCTGCAAGTAACTGTGCATAAATAACTGTGGAGACCTGGAAAACAGTAGAAcaagataaaaaaatcagagtctTGCTGCTGTCTTGTATAACACCTTCGTGTCTCTGCTTGTGGCTTTATGTTAAATGGAAAGAACTACTCACTGCAAACGCATTCAGCATTTCCTTGAAGAGTGTGTAGTGTGTTCACTCCCGCAGAGACACTACTAAGCTTGGTAGGAGGACCAAAGAGGTGTATGATGATCAAAAGCCACTGCAGTTATTCATTCTCATGCCTAGATAGTCCTGCCTCTTTGCTATCATTTGACTTTGACAGGCAGTGAAGTGACTCTTCTTTCCCTCAGTGCCTGGAGCAActtcttttccagaaagctgAGGGTGTCCAGTGGGGCAGTGCCCGGCCACAAAGCCAGTTTCTTTCCCaaagttatttccttttccttcagtggAATTTGGTGGAATTTCAGCAGGGTTCGTAGCAGACATGCGACTGGACCCAGCACCTGGGTCAGGAGCGGGTAGTGCTGATCTGCGGGCAGGATGAGACAGATTTGCATCCTTTTCCCTGTGTCGCCCCTGCAAGCGCCAGGCAGCCTGCACAGTGCTGCATGGTGAGCTGTGGGAGGGCAGATGTTGCCTTCATAGTAGCTCCATGCCCAGCTACCCACAGCAGTgagtgacttaaaaaaatattttttttaaattgtatttatttcctcCACTAAAACTGAAGTCTTGATCCAGTGAAAAACAAGGTGCCCTCCCAAGTGCTCAGTGTTGCTTGGGATGCGCTCCAACCTCAGCAAAAGGGAAATAACTGATACGTGGCAAAAGACATCGGAAAATTATGTATATAAGCACACTGCCCCTACGGGGTGGACTTCTGAAGCAGCGCTCTGGCTCTAACTCATCTTTTGAAAGACTTGCCcgggcagctgggcaggagggagcactTGCTGCGCCACTGCACGTATGCTCTGCTTTCCAGAGGACTGAGCCCAGGATGCATGCTGGTGGCCACAGGCCGTTTTACATATCCGTCAGTCGTAAGGCGATCATTCTGAAAACAGCCCTTCCCTTTAGAACGccttctaaaaatattattttctaattattttcagaaacaggcTAGTGCAGGACAACAAATTCTGTTCAAATAGTACCAGTGCGTCGGGTTTGGTGCTGCAGAAGTGTGTTCCTTCTATTATTCGAATATTCCCTCAGGTGCTCCTAAGGGAATGCAGAGCTGGAATCTGGTAGATGAACAGGAGCTGTAGGATCTGGTCCCTCAGCTTTTGAGTTTCccctacatttttttcagtgtgaatcAGAAAAATGAGTagcataaaattattaattgcCGTAAGCTGGTTGCTTAAAAACATAGGCAATAAAATAGTTTGTAGCTCGAACGGATCCCAggactcagaaaaaaaattaaaggctttTCCTAAAGCTATTTCTCCTTCAATGCAACATACACATTCACTTAATTTTTAGGACCCACTTTttaccttctctttttcaagGAGCACCTTCCTTAGCTGCACATGCTGTTTATGCTGCATTTTAGATGGCCAGGCTTATCAATGCCTCTCCAAAATCAGTGAGGTCGTTTATTGTGAAGGAGATCTTCAGAAAGTACTTTGCTTCTCATAGGCAGGAACAATGCAAgtttcttcactgcttttcttgataaattatatttaatactGTACAAATATTAAGGTGCTGTATCTCTGAACTAAAGGGATAACCTaatcaggaagaaaagcatgatAAACTGGCTGAGCTTTGATATGTCTTCTTAGAAGACTTCAGttggtaatttttaaaaattattttagatctTTGCCAAGTATCATGAAGTGACACTTGTAACCAGGTATCAGATTATGCAGATGGATCTACTTTGGAAAGCAAGAATAGTTGGCTCACAGACATTTCTATgtttagaaatgtaaaatggGAAACTGCAGATGCATAGCCAAAGATCACCACTTTTCTTAATAATTATTTGCCCTTCTTCAGTGCCTTTCTCTGAAGGCCTTGGAGATTTTGGCAAACTTTAATGAAGTCTGTCTCAGGACGTTCTTGTAAGCTAGGTATCGGTATGGCATTTTTGTAGCTCCATGTCTCAGCTTTGCAGTGGCCTCACTGTAAACTCTGAATTAATTGATATTTACTCCACTCTGCAAATCTAAGACTTGAGTTTCATTACTGTGGTTCcattaaaatcagattttctgtTGGCATAAGCCAGAAGGAAGATCCACGGCTTTGCTGAGGAGCTTGCCTGTTAATTGCAGCAGGGATACATTGGCCAAATGCAGCGTGTCATCACACCCAGCTATAATCTTACCTTCACTGCGCCACATC encodes the following:
- the TMEM45A gene encoding transmembrane protein 45A, whose protein sequence is MGNFKGHALPGSFFLLFGLWWSVKYPLKYACRKNKNACYLGSRAGFQRLEFVEGIIKAVFALIGMVAEQFVPDGPHLKLYNYEEKHWDHLMNWQHATMYLFYGISGLVDIVAHGTNALPVAMDRMMLSLAVFIEGFLFCYHLHGRAMLDVHVHQLLLFAIFGAAVCIFLEVFFRGSIVLEMLRTSLCILQGSWFWQIGFVLYPPNGSPEWNQTDHTNMMFLTMCYCWHYAFAFLILAVNYTIVSWAVRSKVKQSQSMEMGLLKTSERDQESEDEI